From Haliaeetus albicilla chromosome 31, bHalAlb1.1, whole genome shotgun sequence, one genomic window encodes:
- the LOC138683100 gene encoding olfactory receptor 14J1-like, with translation MTEFLLLAFADTRELQLLHFWLFLGIYLAALLANGLIITAVACDHRLHTPMYFFLLNLSLLDLGIISTTVPKAMANSLWNTRAISHPGCAAQVFLFTFLMSAELYLLTVMAYDRYVAICKPLHYGTLLGSRACVHMAAAAWGSGFLHAVLHTSNTFSIPLCKGNAVDQFFCEIPHILKLACLDSFFREVGVLVVSVLVHFYCFVFIVLSYRQIVRAVLRIPSEQGQHKAFSTCLPHLAVVSLFVITGVFAYLKPPSISSPSLDLLLAVLYSVVPPAVNPLIYSMRNHEIKNGIRKLISWTPV, from the coding sequence ATGActgagttcctcctcctggcatttgcagacacccgggagctgcagctcttgcacttctggctcttcctgggcatctacctggctgccctcctcgCCAACGGCCTCATCATCACAGCCGTGGCCTGCGACCACCGCCTCCACacacccatgtacttcttcctcctcaacctaTCCCTCCTTGACCTGGGCAtcatctccaccactgtccccaaagccatggccaaTTCCCTGTGGAACACCAGGGCTATTTCCCACCCAGGATGTGCTGCCCAGGTCTTTCTGTTTACCTTTTTGATGTCAGCAGAATTGTATCTcctcactgtcatggcctatgaccgctacgttgccatctgcaaacccctgcactacgggaccctcctgggcagcagagcttgtgtccacatggcagcagctgcctggggcagtgggtttctCCATGCTGTGCTACACACTTCCAATACATTTTCAATACCACTCTGCAAgggcaatgctgtggaccagttcttctgtgaaatcccccacATCCTCAAGCTCGCCTGCTTGGACTCCTTCTTCAGGGAAGTTGGGGTACTTGTGGTTAGTGTCCTTGTGCACttctattgttttgttttcattgtgctgtcctataGGCAGATcgtcagggctgtgctgaggatcccctctgagcagggacagcacaaagccttttccacgtgcctccctcacctggctgtGGTCTCCTTGTTTGTAATCACTGGTGtttttgcctacctgaagccccctTCCAtatcctccccatccctggacctgctgctggcagttctgtactcagtggtgcctccggcagtgaaccccctcatctacagcatgaggaaccaTGAGATCAAGAATGGTATTAGGAAACTGATTTCATGGACTCCTGTTTAG
- the LOC138683188 gene encoding olfactory receptor 14A16-like produces MSNGSSITQFLLLAFANTRELQLLHFWLFLGIYLAALLGNGLVITAIACDHHLHTPMYFFLLNLALLDLGSISSTVPKAMANSLWNTRAISYPACAAQVFLLVFLISAECFLLTVMAYDRYVAICKPLHYGTLLGSRACVHMAAAAWGSGFLHAVLHTVNTFSLPLCQGNAVDQFFCEIPQILKLSCSDAYLREVGVLVVCACLVFGCFVYIVLSYGQIFRALLRIPSEQGRHKAFSTCLPHLAVVSLFISTGSFAYLKPPSISSPSLDLVVAVLYSVVPPAMNPLIYSMRNQELKNALRKVISWALFNTGKLPVFFHK; encoded by the exons atgtccaacggcagctccatcacccagtTCCTTCTCCTGGCTTTTGCTAACAcgcgggagctgcagctcttgcacttctggctcttcctgggcatctacctggctgccctcctgggaaaCGGCCTTGTCATCACCGCCATAGCCTGcgaccaccacctccacacccccatgtacttcttcctcctcaacctcgCCCTTCTTGACCTTGGCTCCATCTCCAgcactgtccccaaagccatggccaaTTCCCTTTGGAATACCAGGGCCATCTCCTACCCAGCATGTGCTGCACAGGTCTTTCTGTTAGTCTTTTTGATCTCAGCAGAGTGTTTTCTTCTGactgtcatggcctatgaccgctacgttgccatctgcaaacccctgcactacgggaccctcctgggcagcagagcttgtgtccacatggcagcagctgcctggggcagtgggttcctccatgctgtgctgcacactgtcaatacattttcattacccctctgccaaggcaatgctgtggaccagttcttctgtgaaatcccccagatcctcaagctctcctgctcagatgcctacctcagggaagttggggTACTTGTAGTTTGTGCCTGTTTAGtctttgggtgttttgtttacattgtgctgtcctatgggcagatcttcagggccttgctgaggatcccctctgagcagggacggcacaaagccttttccacgtgCCTCCCCCACCTGGCTGTGGTCTCCTTGTTTATAAGCACTGGCAgttttgcctacctgaagcccccctccatctcctccccatccctggacctggtggtggcagttctgtactcggtggtgcctccagccatgaaccccctcatctacagcatgagaaacCA GGAGCTCAAAAATGCCCTGAGGAAAGTGATTTCATGGGCATTATTCAATACCGGTAAACTTCCAGTCTTTTTCCACAAGTGA